From the genome of Castor canadensis chromosome 4, mCasCan1.hap1v2, whole genome shotgun sequence, one region includes:
- the Atg9a gene encoding autophagy-related protein 9A codes for MAQFDTEYQRLEASYSDSPPGEEDLLVHVAEGSKSPWHHIENLDLFFSRVYNLHQKNGFTCMLIGEIFELMQFLFVVAFTTFLVSCVDYDILFANKMVNHSLHPTEPVKVTLPDAFLPAQVCSARIQENGSLITILVIAGVFWIHRLIKFIYNICCYWEIHSFYLHALRIPMSALPYCTWQEVQARIVQTQKEHQICIHKRELTELDIYHRILRFQNYMVALVNKSLLPLRFRLPGLGEAVFFTRGLKYNFELILFWGPGSLFLNEWSLKAEYKRGGQRLELAQRLSNRILWIGIANFLLCPLILIWQILYAFFSYAEVLKREPGALGARCWSLYGRCYLRHFNELEHELQSRLNRGYKPASKYMNCFLSPLLTLLAKNGAFFAGSILAVLIALTIYDEDVLAVEHVLTTVTLLGVTVTVCRSFIPDQHMVFCPEQLLRVILAHIHYMPDHWQGNAHRSQTRDEFAQLFQYKAVFILEELLSPIVTPLILIFCLRPRALEIIDFFRNFTVEVVGVGDTCSFAQMDVRQHGHPQWLSGGQTEASVYQQAEDGKTELSLMHFAITNPGWQPPRESTAFLGFLKEQVQRDGAAAGLAQGGLLPENALFTSIQSLQSESEPLSLIANVVAGSSCRGPPLPRELQGSRHRAEVASALRSFSPLQPGQAPTGRAPSTMTGSGVDARTASSGSSVWEGQLQSLVLSEYASTEMSLHALYMHQLHKQQTQAEPERHVWHRRESDESGESAPEEGGEGARATQPIPRSASYPCAAPRPGAPETTALHGGFQRRYGGITDPGTVPRAPSHFSRLPLGGWAEDGQPASRHPEPVPEEGSEDELPPQVHKV; via the exons ATGGCGCAGTTTGACACTGAGTACCAGCGCCTAGAGGCCTCCTATAGCGATTCACCCCCTGGGGAGGAGGACCTGTTGGTGCATGTTGCTGAGGGGAGCAAGT CACCTTGGCACCACATTGAGAATCTTGACCTCTTCTTCTCTCGA GTTTATAATCTACACCAGAAGAATGGCTTCACCTGTATGCTCATTGGGGAGATCTTTGAACTCAT GCAGTTCCTCTTTGTGGTTGCCTTCACCACCTTCCTGGTTAGCTGTGTGGACTATGACATCCTATTTGCCAACAAGATGGTGAACCACAGTCTTCATCCTACTGAGCCTGTCAAGGTCACTCTGCCAGATGCCTTTTTGCCTGCCCAAGTCTGTAGTGCCAG GATTCAGGAAAACGGCTCCCTTATCACTATCCTGGTCATTGCTGGTGTCTTCTGGATCCACCGGCTTATCAAGTTCATCTATAACATTTGCTGCTATTGGGAGATCCACTCCTTTTATCTGCACGCTCTACGCATCCCCATG TCTGCCCTTCCATACTGCACGTGGCAGGAAGTGCAGGCCCGGATTGTACAGACCCAGAAAGAACATCAGATCTGCATTCACAAGCGTGAGCTGACAGAACTGGACATCTACCATCGCATCCTCCGTTTCCAGAACTACATGGTGGCACTAGTGAACAAATCCCTCCTGCCTCTGCGCTTCCGCCTGCCTGGCCTCGGGGAGGCTGTCTTCTTCACCCGAGGCCTCAAGTACAACTTTGAGCTGATCCTGTTCTGGGGACCTGGCTCTCTTTTTCTCAATGAATGGAGCCTCAAGGCTGAGTACAAACGTGGGGGACAGCGGCTAGAGCTGGCACAGCGCCTCAGCAACCGCATCCTATGGATTGGCATCGCCAACTTCCTGCTGTGCCCCCTCATCCTCATCTGGCAGATTCTCTATGCCTTCTTCAGCTACGCCGAGGTACTGAAGCGGGAGCCAGGAGCCCTGGGGGCACGTTGCTGGTCACTCTATGGCCGCTGCTACCTCCGCCACTTCAATGAGCTGGAGCATGAGTTGCAGTCCCGCCTCAATCGAGGCTACAAACCTGCCTCCAAATACATGAATTGCTTCTTGTCACCTCTGCTGACACTGCTGGCCAAGAATGGTGCCTTCTTTGCTGGCTCCATCCTGGCTGTGCTTATTGCCCTCACCATCTACGACGAAGATGTGTTAGCTGTGGAGCACGTCCTCACCACCGTCACACTCCTGGGGGTCACTGTGACTGTGTGCAG GTCCTTCATCCCAGACCAGCACATGGTGTTCTGTCCTGAGCAGCTGCTCCGTGTGATCCTCGCTCACATCCACTACATGCCTGACCACTGGCAGGGTAATGCCCACCGCTCGCAGACCCGGGACGAGTTTGCCCAGCTCTTCCAGTACAAGGCA GTGTTCATCCTAGAGGAGTTGCTAAGCCCCATTGTCACACCCCTCATTCTCATCTTCTGCTTGCGCCCTCGGGCCCTGGAGATTATAGACTTCTTCCGCAACTTCACTGTGGAAGTGGTTGGTGTTGGAGATACTTGCTCCTTTGCCCAGATGGATGTTCGCCAGCATGGTCATCCCCAG TGGCTGTCTGGAGGGCAGACAGAGGCCTCAGTGTACCAGCAAGCTGAGGATGGGAAGACAGAGTTGTCACTCATGCACTTTGCCATCACCAACCCTGGCTGGCAGCCACCACGTGAGAGCACAGCCTTCCTGGGCTTCCTCAAGGAGCAAGTTCAGCGGGATGGAGCTGCTGCTGGCCTCGCTCAAGGTGGTCTGCTTCCTGAAAATGCCCTCTTCACGTCCATCCAATCCTTACAATCTGAGTCTGAG CCCCTGAGCCTTATTGCAAATGTGGTAGCTGGCTCTTCCTGCCGGGGCCCCCCACTGCCCAGAGAGCTTCAGGGCTCCAGACACAGGGCTGAAGTTGCCTCTGCCTTGCGCTCCTTCTCCCCTCTGCAACCTGGCCAGGCCCCCACAGGCCGGGCTCCCAGCACCATGACGGGCTCTGG GGTGGATGCCAGGACAGCCAGCTCCGGGAGCAGTGTGTGGGAAGGACAGCTGCAGAGCCTGGTGCTGTCTGAATACGCATCCACTGAGATGAGCCTGCATGCCCTCTATATGCACCAG CTCCACAAGCAGCAGACCCAGGCTGAACCTGAGCGGCATGTGTGGCACCGCCGGGAGAGTGATGAGAGTGGAGAGAGTGCCCCTGAAGAGGGCGGAGAGGGTGCTCGAGCCACGCAACCTATCCCCCGCTCTGCCAGCTATCCCTGTGCCGCACCCCGGCCTGGAGCACCTGAAACCACCGCCCTGCATGGGGGCTTCCAGAGGCGCTACGGGGGCATCACAG ATCCTGGCACTGTACCCCGGGCTCCCTCTCACTTCTCCCGGCTGCCCCTGGGAGGGTGGGCTGAGGATGGACAGCCAGCATCAAGGCACCCTGAGCCTGTGCCTGAGGAGGGCTCAGAGGACGAGCTCCCCCCGCAGGTGCACAAG GTGTAG